Part of the Sulfitobacter donghicola DSW-25 = KCTC 12864 = JCM 14565 genome, ACCAGGACAAGAGAAACGTCTGCCCAAAGTTCTTTCGATTGAAGAGGTCGACGGGCTGCTGGCCGCTGCTCGGACCTTGGGACGTACTGAAGCCGATCGCATTCGCAACACCTGCCTGATGGAGCTGCTTTATGCGACGGGCATGCGGGTGAGCGAACTGGTTGGGTTGCCTGTCAGCGCCACCCGCGGCGATCCGCGCCTGCTGCTGATCATGGGCAAAGGCGGCAAAGAGCGTATGGTGCCGCTGTCCCCCGATGCCCGCGATGCATTGGCTCTTTGGATCAAGCTTAGGGATGAAAACGAGGCCGAGCGCGCCGCCAAAAAGCTACCCGCCTCGCGGTTTCTCTTTCCCTCACGCGGCAAGGAAGGGCATCTCACCCGCCATTGGTTTTACATGTTGATCAAAGACATTGCCGTTGCGGCGGGTGTTTCCCCCGCCAAGGTCACGCCGCACACGTTGCGCCATGCCTTTGCCACCCACCTGCTGGCGGGGGGCGCTGATCTGCGCGCGATCCAGACCATGCTGGGCCATGCAGATGTCGCCACCACCGAGATTTACACACATGTTTTGGAAGAGCGTCTGTCAGAGCTGGTGCTAGACCATCACCCCCTGTCAGAAATCGCAACCCGCAAGACCTCTGGCAAAACATCCTCGGATGGCCAATAGCCGCTGCTGAGCGCGCGCCGATAGTCATCGGGAAGGCCCGCGGCCTGCATATCCTGCATTGCACCAGCGGTGTCGTAATCAAGCGTTTCGATTTGTGCACACCCCTTACGAAGGACCGCGTAGCGCGTTTGCGGCTTTCCATCATGGGGGGGCATGCCGACCACCCCTGCGTTAATCCAGCGGCCTTTCGACGCCTCACGCACAAAGGGCAAGCCGCTGTGGCCTGACAAAATGGCATCTATCGGCCCGATCAACGCCTCCAACACCTCCCATTCGGTTGTAAAGACCGCGTCTTTGTCCGTCTCCCAAATAAACTGGGCCACGTCGCGCACGCCGCCGTGGATCACGGCGTACCGCTGTCCGTGATGGGTAAAGGTTGCCACATCAGGCAAGGCACCCATCCATTTCGCCTCGGCCTCTCCCAGCTGGGATTTGGCAAAAGCATACCACGCCGCGCTCAGACGGTCACAGGTTGTGCCTTGTTCAAAGCCACATCCGCAATCATCTGCCTGCTGCGCCAGCTGAATTTCGCAGTTTCCCGCCACAACCACACAGCCCGATTCCCGTATCACCTGCACAGTTTCCATGGGCGATCCGCAATAGGCCACCACATCGCCTGTGCAAATCACATGATCTGGCGCGATCCCTTTGGCTTTGGCCTGCTCCAGAACGGCCAAAGAGGCCTGCAAATTGCTGTAAGGGCCACCAAACACCAGCAGATCGCCATCCAACACACCCAAATCAACATGTTTCATGGGCTCTTCTCCTTGAATGCGCCATGGCCTCAGCCCATAACAGAACAACTTACCCAAGAGAGGTTCCCACATGGACATGCCACAGGCAACGGGCGATACGGCGTTCTGGATTTCAGTTGCGATAATTCTGTTTCTTTTGATCCTTTCCGGCTTCTTTTCCGGTTCGGAAACCGCGCTGACGGCCGCCTCGCGCGGCAAGCTGCGCACCCAAGCAGACAAGGGCTCTGCGGGGGCTCAGCGCGCGTTGAACATCACCGAAGATAACGAGCGGCTGATCGGGTCGGTTTTGCTGGGTAATAACTTGGTGAATATTCTTGCAGCCTCGCTGGCCACGGCCCTGTTTACGCGGCTGTTTGGCGAAAGCGGTGTCGCGCTGGCGACGTTGGTGATGACGCTGCTGGTGCTTGTCTTTGCCGAGGTTCTGCCGAAAACCTATGCCATTACCAATGCCGAACGCGCCGCGGCGCTGGTGTCTGGTCCGATCAGCGTGGTTGTGTTGGTCTTTGCCCCTGTGGTGCGGATTGTTCGTTTGGTGGTGCGTGGCATGCTGCGCATCTTGGGCGTATCGGTTGACCCTGACAGCAACATCCTTGCCGTGCGTGAAGAGATCGCAGGCGCGCTGCAGTTGGGCCATTCCGAAGGGGTTGTCGAAAAAGAGGACCGTGACCGCATCCTTGGCGCGCTGGACCTGCGCGAACGCGCGGTAGAAGAGATCATGCTTCACCGTTCTGGCATCGAGATGATTGATGCCAGCAACACCCCCGCCGATATCCTAGAGCAATGCCTGCAATCCAACCACACCCGCCTGCCCGTCTTTCGCGATGATCCTGAAAACATCATCGGCGTGATCCACGCCAAAGACCTGCTGCGCGCCATGTACAAACTGATCGGCGGCCCTGAAGGCGATGCAGCAGCTTTGAAACAATTCGACATCGCCGAGGTTGCGATGGAGCCGTATTTTGTTCCCGAGACATCGACACTGGACGAACAGATGCGCCAGTTCCTGCACCGCCGCACCCATTTTGCGCTGGTGGTGGATGAATACGGCACGCTACAGGGGTTGATCACGCTTGAGGATATTCTCGAAGAGATCGTCGGCGAGATCACGGATGAATTTGACCCGCTGGCTGAACACGCCGTAAAAACCGACAGTGACGGCCAGTATCTGGTGGACGGCGCAATGACGATCCGCGACCTGAATCGCGCCAACGATTGGAACCTACCCGATGACGAGGCAAACACCGTTGCGGGGCTGGTTATTCACGAGGCACAGATGATCCCCACCGCTGGGCAAGTGTTCTTGTTCCACGGTTTCCGGTTTGAGGTTCTAGCCCGTGAAGGCAACCGCATCACCGATCTGAAAATTCGCCCCCTTTAACAGTTTCGGGTTTGGCCGATCGCGGCCAAGCCCCCCCCTTTAGGCCCGCAGACGCTGGCCTTTGGGGTCAAAGGGCGGCTCGGCCAGAATGGTTGCCTTGTGCGGCGCGCCCAGCACCATCACGTCGACCACATCCCCAGCAGAGGCGCCTTTGACATATCCCAGCGCCAGCGATTTCCCAACGGTATAGCCATACGCGCCCGAGGTCACACGACCGATGCCTTTACCGTCTTTAAAGATCGGCTCGCCCCCTGTTGCATCTGCGTTTGACGCATCGGTTTGCGCGCCGTCCAATTCCAGCAAAACCAGCTCTTCGCGCGCAGGTATGCCCATGTTTTCAAGGGCGGCGTCACGGTTGAGGAATTCTTTCTCAACCTTGCAAAGACGATCAAGGCCAACTTCCTGCGGCCAGTATTCGGGGCTGTATTCGCGCCCCCATGATCCATAGCCCTTTTCAACCCGCAGCGACATCAACGCACGGCTGCCAACGGGGCCCGCGCCCACGTCTTTGCCTGCCGCAATCAGTGCCTCGAACAAGGCGGGTTGATCTGCCTCGGCGCAGTGCAGCTCCCACCCTAGATCGCCCGTAAAGGACACCCGCAGCGCAAGGCAGCGCACGCCGCCCAGCTCGATCCATTTTGACCGCATGAAGGGGAAATCAGACGTCTCCAGCGACGTGTTTGTCAGGCGCTGCAACATCTCGCGCGATTTGGGCCCAGCCACGTTGAACCCGCACATGTCATTGGTGTGGCTTTCAAATGTGGTGCCTTCGGGCAATGGGATCTCGTTGAAAAAGCGCTGGTGATAGCGTTCAGCCATGCCGGAGCCGATGATCCAGAACTCATCCTCGGCCAGACGCGTGACGGTGAAATCCCCCGCGATGCCGCCGCGTTTGCCGATCAGCGGCGTCAGACAAGACCGCCCAACCGCGCGCGGCATGTTATTGGCAAAGAGACTGTTAAGCCACGCCTCGGCCCCTGCCCCTTTGCAGGTGTATTTGGCAAAATTCGAGATATCGATGATGCCCGCCGTGTCGCGCAGCATGGTGCATTCGCGGCCAACGACATCCCACCATGGCTGGCGGGTGAACCCGTGGGTCTGGTCCTCGGCGCCGATTTCATCCCCGAAATACAGCGGATGCTCCCAGCCATAGTTCAGGCCAAACACCGCGCCCATATCGCGCTGGGTTTCATAGATCGGGCGCACGCGTGCGGGGCGCCCTGCGCTGCGTTCCTCATTGGGGAAGTGGATTTTGAAGCGGTTGGCGTATTGGTCGCCCACCCGCGCCTTGGTAAAGGCCTTATCCGCCCAATCGCCAAACCGCGCCACATCCCACGCGAACATGTCATAGCGCGTCTCGCCCGTAACAATCCAATCAGCTGCCAACAGCCCCATGCCGCCCGATTGGCTAAACCCTGGAATAATACCGTTACAACAGAAATAGTTACGCAGCTCTGGCACAGGGCCGAACAGCACGTTGCTATCGGGTGTCCAGATCATCGGGCCGTTGATGACGCGTTTGATGCCTGATGTCCCGATCACCGGCACACGGTCAATCGCGCGCATCATGTTATCCTCGATCCGCTCCAGATCATCGGCAAACAGCTCATGGCCAAAACCCTGCGGCGTGCCGTCTTCGGCCCAGAACACCATGTCTTTTTCATAGGCCCCAACCAGCAGGCCTTTGCCCTCTTGGCGCAGGTAGTATTCGCCATCACGGTCGGCGACGGACGGCAGGCGGCGGTCCAGCCCGTCGATCTCGGCGATGGTTTCTGTGACGAAATACTGGTGTTCGGTCGGTTGCAGCGGCAGCGTGATCCCTGCCAGCGCGGCAACCTCGCGCCCCCAGAGGCCAGCGGCATTCACCACCCATTGCGTGTGAATATCGCCCTTTTCGGTGCGCACAATCCACGATCCGTCTGGCTGTTGTTCGGTTCCTGTAACGGGGCAAAACCGCACAATCTCGGCCCCGTTCTGGCGCGCGCCAGCGGCATAGGCGTTGGTCACGCCCGAGGGGTCAACATTGCCACCGTTTTCCTCAAACATGATGCAGCGAATACCGTCGTAATCGACCAGCGGATGCAGCGCCTCTGCTTCGGCGCGGTCCACCTCGCGAAACGGCAAGCCATAGTATTTTGCCTTGGCCGCTTGCAGGCGCAACTGGTGTTCGCGCGCTTCGGTCTGGGCCAGATACAGCGATCCGGGTTGGAAGACGCCACAGCTTTGGCCTGTCTCTTCCTCCAGCGCGTTATACAGATCCATGGTGTAGTTCTGGATGCGCGTGATGTTGTTGTTATCGTGCAGCCCGTGGATATTGGCCGCCGCGTGCCACGTCGACCCTGACGTCAGCTCGTCCCGCTCCAGCAGCATCACATCGCTCCACCCCAGTTTCGTCAGGTGATAGAGGATAGAGCAGCCGATAACGCCCCCCCCGATGATAACGGCCTGAGCATGGGTTCGCATATGAAGGCTCCTTCGCGGTTGCACTGCATGCACCAACCTGCCGCCAAGCGCGCCCCCTCGTTCGCCCGTTTGCGACAGATTTTGTCGCGAACGGCCTTGGCAGCCCCCGACATCTGCTTAATCTGAGCAAAGGTCATAGATGGAGCAGCTAAATGAAAACATCGTCTCGCGTTGTCATTATCGGAGGTGGGGTTGTTGGGGCATCGGTCTTGTACCACCTGACCAAACTCGGCTGGTCAGATGTCATGCTGCTGGAACGCTCCGAGCTGACTTCGGGATCAACATGGCATGCGGCAGGTGGTTTTCATACGCTGAACGGCGATACCAATATGGCCGCGCTTCAGGGTTATACGATCAAACTGTATAAAGAGCTGGAAGAAATCACCGGCATGTCCTGCGGATTGCACCATGTGGGCGGCGTGACCCTTGCGGATAACCAAGACCGCTTTGACATGCTGCTGGCCGAACGGGCCAAGCACCGTTTTATGGGGCTGGAGACCGAAATCGTCAGCCCCGAAGAGATCGCCAAGATTGCGCCTGTGACCAACCTCGACGGGGTATTGGGCGGGCTTTATGATCCACTAGATGGGCACCTTGACCCATCCGGCACCACCCACGCCTATGCCAAGGCCGCGCGTATGGGCGGCGCAACCATCGAAACCCATTGTATGGTGAGCGAGACAAACCAACGCCCCGATGGCAGCTGGGATGTTGTCACGGATAAAGGCACCATTCATGCTGAACATATCGTCAACGCAGGTGGCCTTTGGGCGCGCGAAGTGGGGGCTATGGCGGGCGTGTATCTGCCCCTGCACCCGATGGAGCACCAATACCTCGTCACCGAAGAAGTCCCTCTTATCAAAGAGATGATGGCAGACGGGCGCGAACACCCCCATGTGATGGACCCCGCCGGCGAAAGCTATCTGCGCCAAGAAGGCATGGGCCTTTGCATCGGGTTTTATGAACAAACCTGCCGCCCTTGGGCGGTGAACGGCACGCCATGGAGCTTTGGCCAAGACTTGCTGGCCGATGATTTTGACAAGATCGAAGAGAGCATCAATTTTGCCTATCGCCGCTTTCCCGATCTGGAACGCGCGGGTGTGAAAAACGTGATCCACGGGCCGTTCACCTTTGCCCCCGATGGCAACCCGCTGGTCGGCCCTGTGCCGGGTTTGCGCAACTATTGGTCCGCTTGCGGTGTCATGGCTGGCTTTAGCCAAGGCGGCGGCG contains:
- a CDS encoding HlyC/CorC family transporter yields the protein MDMPQATGDTAFWISVAIILFLLILSGFFSGSETALTAASRGKLRTQADKGSAGAQRALNITEDNERLIGSVLLGNNLVNILAASLATALFTRLFGESGVALATLVMTLLVLVFAEVLPKTYAITNAERAAALVSGPISVVVLVFAPVVRIVRLVVRGMLRILGVSVDPDSNILAVREEIAGALQLGHSEGVVEKEDRDRILGALDLRERAVEEIMLHRSGIEMIDASNTPADILEQCLQSNHTRLPVFRDDPENIIGVIHAKDLLRAMYKLIGGPEGDAAALKQFDIAEVAMEPYFVPETSTLDEQMRQFLHRRTHFALVVDEYGTLQGLITLEDILEEIVGEITDEFDPLAEHAVKTDSDGQYLVDGAMTIRDLNRANDWNLPDDEANTVAGLVIHEAQMIPTAGQVFLFHGFRFEVLAREGNRITDLKIRPL
- a CDS encoding site-specific tyrosine recombinase XerD, with translation MSPRTPSSWISMFLEAQAAELGAATNTLLAYGRDLKDFDGWLAHKNNTFEQASRADVEAYLVHCDAQGLAKSTRARRLSAVKQLYRFAFEEGLRSDNPAIQINGPGQEKRLPKVLSIEEVDGLLAAARTLGRTEADRIRNTCLMELLYATGMRVSELVGLPVSATRGDPRLLLIMGKGGKERMVPLSPDARDALALWIKLRDENEAERAAKKLPASRFLFPSRGKEGHLTRHWFYMLIKDIAVAAGVSPAKVTPHTLRHAFATHLLAGGADLRAIQTMLGHADVATTEIYTHVLEERLSELVLDHHPLSEIATRKTSGKTSSDGQ
- a CDS encoding GcvT family protein; this translates as MRTHAQAVIIGGGVIGCSILYHLTKLGWSDVMLLERDELTSGSTWHAAANIHGLHDNNNITRIQNYTMDLYNALEEETGQSCGVFQPGSLYLAQTEAREHQLRLQAAKAKYYGLPFREVDRAEAEALHPLVDYDGIRCIMFEENGGNVDPSGVTNAYAAGARQNGAEIVRFCPVTGTEQQPDGSWIVRTEKGDIHTQWVVNAAGLWGREVAALAGITLPLQPTEHQYFVTETIAEIDGLDRRLPSVADRDGEYYLRQEGKGLLVGAYEKDMVFWAEDGTPQGFGHELFADDLERIEDNMMRAIDRVPVIGTSGIKRVINGPMIWTPDSNVLFGPVPELRNYFCCNGIIPGFSQSGGMGLLAADWIVTGETRYDMFAWDVARFGDWADKAFTKARVGDQYANRFKIHFPNEERSAGRPARVRPIYETQRDMGAVFGLNYGWEHPLYFGDEIGAEDQTHGFTRQPWWDVVGRECTMLRDTAGIIDISNFAKYTCKGAGAEAWLNSLFANNMPRAVGRSCLTPLIGKRGGIAGDFTVTRLAEDEFWIIGSGMAERYHQRFFNEIPLPEGTTFESHTNDMCGFNVAGPKSREMLQRLTNTSLETSDFPFMRSKWIELGGVRCLALRVSFTGDLGWELHCAEADQPALFEALIAAGKDVGAGPVGSRALMSLRVEKGYGSWGREYSPEYWPQEVGLDRLCKVEKEFLNRDAALENMGIPAREELVLLELDGAQTDASNADATGGEPIFKDGKGIGRVTSGAYGYTVGKSLALGYVKGASAGDVVDVMVLGAPHKATILAEPPFDPKGQRLRA
- a CDS encoding metallophosphoesterase family protein, encoding MKHVDLGVLDGDLLVFGGPYSNLQASLAVLEQAKAKGIAPDHVICTGDVVAYCGSPMETVQVIRESGCVVVAGNCEIQLAQQADDCGCGFEQGTTCDRLSAAWYAFAKSQLGEAEAKWMGALPDVATFTHHGQRYAVIHGGVRDVAQFIWETDKDAVFTTEWEVLEALIGPIDAILSGHSGLPFVREASKGRWINAGVVGMPPHDGKPQTRYAVLRKGCAQIETLDYDTAGAMQDMQAAGLPDDYRRALSSGYWPSEDVLPEVLRVAISDRG